Proteins from a genomic interval of Aureimonas sp. AU20:
- a CDS encoding Hpt domain-containing protein: MVNALSYLDKRKSVSGSKFDRISRSRIDLDQSAISSPFQIRTNFNFPPLSQHSRPALDCPSTVSQPPETLPDLDRGLLLLHCGGDESLAREILDLMLSQIEMVRSVLPDADPAARAGLAHGLKGAARNCGASALAQAAGELESDPSSETAVAGFAAELTTLEGILRGEGERGSAGG; the protein is encoded by the coding sequence TTGGTTAACGCCCTTTCATATCTTGATAAACGGAAGTCGGTTTCGGGCTCGAAATTCGACCGGATCTCTCGTTCACGGATCGACCTTGACCAATCCGCGATAAGCTCACCATTCCAAATCCGAACGAATTTTAATTTTCCCCCGCTTTCTCAACACTCTCGCCCCGCATTGGACTGCCCTTCGACCGTGTCTCAGCCTCCTGAAACCTTGCCGGACCTCGATCGCGGGCTTCTTCTTCTCCATTGCGGCGGGGATGAAAGTTTGGCGCGGGAGATCCTCGACTTGATGCTGAGCCAGATCGAAATGGTGCGAAGCGTTCTGCCCGATGCCGATCCGGCCGCGCGCGCCGGCCTCGCCCACGGCCTCAAAGGCGCGGCGCGAAACTGCGGCGCCTCGGCTTTGGCGCAGGCGGCAGGCGAATTGGAAAGCGATCCGTCGAGCGAAACGGCGGTAGCCGGCTTTGCCGCCGAACTCACGACCTTGGAGGGGATCCTTCGCGGCGAAGGCGAGCGAGGAAGCGCCGGCGGTTGA
- a CDS encoding 2Fe-2S iron-sulfur cluster-binding protein, translated as MTAIVFIAHDGTRYEIDAANGSSAMENAVRNDVPGIDADCGGACACATCHVYVEEAFLPLLPQMEAMEEDMLDFAIDVRANSRLSCQIRVRPDLDGITLCVPERQP; from the coding sequence ATGACCGCGATCGTATTCATTGCCCATGACGGCACCCGCTACGAGATCGATGCTGCCAACGGTTCGAGCGCAATGGAGAACGCTGTTCGCAACGACGTTCCTGGCATCGACGCCGATTGCGGCGGTGCCTGCGCCTGCGCCACCTGTCACGTCTATGTCGAAGAGGCGTTCCTGCCGCTGCTTCCCCAAATGGAAGCGATGGAGGAGGACATGCTGGATTTCGCGATCGACGTGCGCGCCAATTCGCGCCTCTCTTGCCAAATCCGTGTTCGCCCGGACCTCGATGGGATCACGCTTTGTGTGCCGGAACGACAGCCCTGA
- a CDS encoding DUF922 domain-containing Zn-dependent protease, producing MKRSLVLCIVFGALSAGPALSGEIREHTTYFMVSGKSFDELNRQLGMKGPDIGGGDRHAGSTEVSFKSDTSYKAVPGGCRIGQARVKLDLRTTLPRWSAPSNSTRETRVLWKTLRDDIATHEAEHAHIAKSWLKRIEDKIRSLPAEANCSLMESRANAEIRAMIKHHDADQLAFDAAESKRIDARLKRKLDENMSRLAAR from the coding sequence ATGAAACGTAGTCTCGTCCTATGCATCGTATTCGGCGCCCTGTCGGCAGGGCCGGCTCTTTCGGGCGAGATTCGAGAGCACACAACCTATTTCATGGTGAGCGGCAAAAGCTTCGACGAGCTGAACCGCCAGCTCGGCATGAAGGGTCCCGACATCGGCGGAGGTGACCGCCATGCCGGCTCCACCGAAGTCTCCTTCAAGTCGGACACGAGCTACAAGGCCGTTCCAGGCGGCTGCCGCATCGGTCAGGCGCGCGTGAAGCTCGATCTTCGCACGACGCTCCCTCGCTGGTCCGCGCCCTCCAACAGCACGCGCGAGACACGGGTTCTCTGGAAGACCCTTCGCGACGACATCGCGACCCATGAGGCCGAGCACGCCCATATCGCCAAATCCTGGCTGAAGCGCATCGAGGATAAGATCCGCTCGCTTCCCGCCGAGGCCAATTGCAGCTTGATGGAGTCGCGGGCCAACGCCGAAATTCGCGCCATGATCAAGCATCACGATGCTGATCAGCTGGCGTTCGACGCCGCGGAATCGAAGCGGATCGACGCACGGCTCAAGCGAAAGCTGGACGAGAACATGAGCCGCCTCGCCGCTCGGTAA
- the folP gene encoding dihydropteroate synthase translates to MAHGRRIELGPRSVLMGILNVTPDSFSDGGLYRGDVTQAVEAGLRLVEEGAEIIDIGGESTRPGAVPVTQEEERARVLPVIEALAKRSDCLISIDTYRSTTARAAVERGAHIVNDVWGAQRDPAIAGVAAETGAGLCLMHTGRERERLPDVIADQVQFLATSLAIASEAGVAPSQIVLDPGFGFAKDGSENLELMMRLEQLRRLGHPLMVGTSRKRFVKGTLVHEAGDADVATAATSVLLRERGAAIFRVHKIGPTRDALALTDAALATVLGAQS, encoded by the coding sequence GTGGCGCATGGGCGCCGAATCGAGCTCGGGCCGCGTTCCGTGCTGATGGGCATTCTCAACGTGACACCGGACAGCTTCTCCGACGGCGGTCTTTATCGCGGCGACGTGACGCAGGCGGTGGAGGCGGGGCTGCGGCTGGTGGAGGAGGGAGCGGAGATCATCGACATTGGCGGGGAGTCGACGAGGCCCGGCGCCGTGCCAGTGACGCAAGAAGAAGAGCGGGCCCGTGTCCTGCCGGTGATCGAGGCGCTTGCGAAGCGCTCCGACTGCCTGATCTCCATCGACACCTATCGCAGCACCACGGCCCGGGCCGCCGTGGAACGCGGCGCCCATATCGTGAACGATGTCTGGGGCGCGCAGCGCGACCCTGCAATTGCCGGCGTGGCGGCAGAGACCGGCGCCGGTCTCTGCCTGATGCACACGGGACGCGAGCGGGAGCGGCTGCCGGACGTGATCGCGGACCAGGTGCAATTCCTAGCTACCTCGCTCGCGATCGCCTCCGAGGCAGGTGTCGCCCCGTCTCAGATTGTTCTCGATCCGGGCTTTGGATTTGCGAAGGACGGATCTGAAAATCTGGAGCTGATGATGCGGTTGGAGCAGCTTCGCCGGCTTGGCCATCCGCTTATGGTCGGCACATCGCGCAAACGCTTCGTCAAGGGGACGCTCGTTCACGAGGCGGGCGATGCGGACGTTGCCACGGCGGCGACCAGCGTCCTGCTTCGCGAGCGCGGTGCGGCCATCTTCCGGGTCCATAAAATCGGCCCGACGCGCGATGCCCTAGCGCTAACCGACGCCGCGCTGGCGACCGTTCTGGGAGCGCAATCGTGA
- the folK gene encoding 2-amino-4-hydroxy-6-hydroxymethyldihydropteridine diphosphokinase — protein MSQAWIGLGGNLGDPLRQMAEALRRLDAGPDVSVEIVSPVYRTPPWGKTDQPDFLNCCAGLITSLDADSLLTLCLATERALHRERNERWGPRTIDIDLLDHDGSRMRTDSLELPHPRLTQRAFVLVPLAEIAPDLQIAGRRVQHLRALVETGGIDLFQPGGDWWRQDEPSVSRSTRA, from the coding sequence GTGAGCCAGGCTTGGATCGGGCTTGGTGGCAATCTCGGGGACCCGCTACGCCAAATGGCAGAGGCACTTCGGCGTTTGGATGCAGGCCCGGACGTGTCGGTGGAAATCGTCTCGCCGGTTTATCGAACCCCGCCTTGGGGCAAGACCGATCAGCCGGATTTCCTGAACTGCTGCGCCGGACTGATCACGTCCTTGGACGCGGACAGCTTGCTGACACTGTGCCTTGCGACCGAGCGGGCGCTTCATCGCGAGCGGAACGAGCGCTGGGGGCCTCGAACGATCGACATCGATCTTCTCGATCACGATGGCTCCAGAATGCGCACGGACAGTCTGGAACTGCCGCATCCGCGTCTGACGCAGCGCGCCTTCGTTCTTGTGCCGCTGGCCGAGATCGCGCCCGATCTGCAAATCGCCGGAAGGCGCGTGCAGCATTTGCGCGCCTTAGTGGAAACAGGCGGGATCGATCTGTTCCAGCCCGGCGGGGATTGGTGGCGGCAGGATGAGCCGAGCGTCAGTCGATCGACGCGCGCTTGA
- a CDS encoding YcjF family protein, which translates to MSEDNPRRPAAFRLDVPPVQAPTKPADPERAPRAIPDLARVQIEPDEALEEAALEALDAPAATARRRSGFSFGKLFLGALGAIVSLAFGLALDAFIRDLFTRADWLGWVALGLTAAALLGLFGVVGREIRGLLRLNVVERERRDGMEAFRTDDERKARAVVSRLVSILSERPDTASGRERMRATADDVIDGRDLIGLAERELLLPLDAKARALVLASSKRVSVVTAVSPRAIVDLAFVLFETLRLIRMVSELYGARPGTIGLIRLTRDVLAHLAVTGSIAVGDSVVQQVVGHGLAARLSAKLGEGVVNGLLTARVGLAAMDLCRPLPFLSVQRPKIGDFLRDLSPTAGLGGR; encoded by the coding sequence ATGAGCGAGGACAATCCGCGTCGACCGGCCGCCTTCCGCTTGGACGTGCCGCCGGTGCAGGCCCCGACGAAGCCGGCTGACCCCGAGCGGGCGCCCCGCGCCATCCCGGACCTTGCGCGCGTCCAGATCGAGCCAGACGAGGCGCTCGAAGAAGCGGCGCTGGAAGCGCTGGATGCACCCGCCGCCACGGCGCGCCGACGCTCCGGCTTTTCCTTCGGCAAGCTCTTCCTCGGCGCGCTCGGTGCCATCGTCTCGCTGGCCTTCGGTCTGGCGCTCGATGCCTTCATCCGCGATCTCTTCACGCGAGCGGATTGGCTGGGCTGGGTTGCGCTCGGCCTCACGGCGGCCGCGCTCCTCGGGCTGTTCGGCGTCGTCGGCCGAGAGATCAGGGGGCTGTTGCGCCTCAATGTCGTGGAGCGCGAGCGGCGGGACGGCATGGAGGCCTTCCGAACCGACGACGAGCGTAAGGCGCGCGCCGTCGTCTCCCGCCTTGTCTCCATCCTCTCCGAGCGGCCGGACACAGCCAGCGGCCGCGAGCGGATGCGCGCCACGGCCGACGATGTGATCGACGGGCGGGACTTGATCGGCCTTGCCGAACGCGAGCTGCTGCTTCCTCTCGACGCCAAGGCGCGGGCGCTGGTGCTGGCGTCCTCGAAGCGCGTCTCCGTGGTGACGGCGGTGAGCCCGCGCGCCATCGTCGATCTCGCCTTCGTCCTGTTCGAAACGCTGCGCCTGATCCGCATGGTGTCAGAACTCTACGGGGCGCGTCCCGGCACGATCGGGCTCATTCGCCTGACGCGCGACGTTCTGGCGCATCTGGCTGTGACCGGTTCGATCGCGGTGGGCGACAGCGTCGTGCAACAGGTGGTGGGCCACGGTCTGGCCGCGCGCCTCTCGGCCAAACTCGGCGAAGGCGTCGTCAACGGCCTCCTGACCGCGCGGGTCGGTCTTGCAGCCATGGACTTGTGCCGACCTCTGCCGTTCCTGTCCGTCCAGCGGCCGAAGATCGGCGATTTCCTCCGCGATCTTTCCCCGACCGCTGGACTCGGCGGGCGGTGA
- a CDS encoding YcjX family protein, with product MSSFADEARIVLDNLADRSAGLFHPTLRLGVAGLSRAGKTVFITSLVHNLVHGGRLPLFQARAGGRISRAYLEEQPDDAVPRFQYEEHLRAILEDRLWPQSTRAISELRLTIEYESASGWSRFFSAGKLSLDIVDYPGEWLLDLPLIDKSFEQFSSESLERAKLPSRAEMVRPFLQLVESIDLNAAADEPTSVRLAASFADYLRACRADRTALSTLPPGRFLMPGDLEGSPALTFAPLPVEPGAVYEKGSFGALHARRYEAYKSVVVKPFFREHFARLDRQILLIDALQAINAGPEAVRDLEIALSDILSCFRPGRASWLGSFLTRRIDRILVAATKADHLHRGDHQKLENIVRRLVQDAVARADFSGAETDVIAMAAIRATREASVTDRGDTLPVIVGTPLAGERIGDERFDGETETAVFPGDLPSDPGRLLREPQGQGARRPPVTFVRFRPPRLERTDDGLTLSLPHIRLDRAMQFLLGDRLA from the coding sequence ATGAGTTCCTTCGCCGACGAAGCACGAATCGTTCTCGACAATTTGGCCGATCGGAGTGCCGGGCTGTTTCACCCAACATTGCGGCTGGGCGTGGCCGGCTTGTCGCGCGCGGGCAAGACGGTGTTCATCACCTCGCTCGTCCATAATCTGGTGCATGGCGGTCGTCTCCCGCTGTTTCAGGCGCGGGCGGGAGGGCGCATCAGCCGAGCCTACCTGGAGGAACAGCCGGACGACGCGGTGCCCCGCTTCCAGTACGAGGAGCATCTGCGCGCCATTCTGGAAGATCGGCTTTGGCCGCAGTCGACGCGGGCGATCTCCGAACTGCGGCTTACCATCGAATACGAATCGGCCTCCGGCTGGTCACGCTTCTTTTCCGCCGGCAAGCTGTCGCTCGATATCGTCGACTATCCCGGCGAATGGCTGCTCGACCTTCCCCTCATCGACAAGAGCTTCGAGCAGTTCTCCAGCGAGTCTCTCGAACGCGCCAAGCTGCCGTCTCGCGCGGAGATGGTCCGCCCCTTCCTGCAACTCGTCGAAAGCATCGATTTGAACGCTGCGGCCGACGAGCCGACCAGCGTGCGGCTCGCCGCGAGTTTCGCGGATTATCTCCGAGCCTGCCGGGCCGACCGCACCGCCTTATCGACCCTCCCGCCGGGGCGCTTCCTCATGCCTGGCGACCTCGAAGGCTCGCCTGCCCTGACCTTCGCGCCGCTGCCGGTCGAGCCCGGCGCGGTCTACGAGAAGGGCAGCTTCGGCGCGTTGCATGCAAGGCGCTACGAGGCCTACAAGTCGGTTGTCGTGAAGCCCTTTTTTCGCGAACATTTCGCGAGGCTCGATCGCCAGATTCTTCTGATCGACGCGTTGCAGGCGATCAATGCCGGCCCAGAAGCGGTTCGCGATCTGGAGATTGCGCTCAGCGACATTCTCTCCTGTTTTCGGCCCGGGCGCGCCAGTTGGCTGGGCTCGTTCCTGACGCGGCGGATCGACCGAATCCTGGTGGCCGCCACCAAGGCCGATCATCTGCATCGGGGCGATCATCAGAAGCTGGAGAATATCGTTCGGCGGCTGGTGCAGGATGCCGTCGCCCGCGCGGACTTTTCGGGCGCCGAGACCGACGTGATCGCCATGGCCGCAATCCGCGCCACCCGCGAAGCGAGCGTGACGGATCGCGGCGACACGCTGCCGGTGATCGTCGGCACGCCGCTAGCCGGCGAACGGATCGGCGACGAGCGCTTCGATGGCGAGACCGAAACCGCCGTTTTCCCCGGCGATCTGCCGAGCGATCCCGGTCGGCTCCTGCGTGAGCCACAGGGCCAGGGCGCCCGTCGTCCGCCCGTCACCTTCGTGCGGTTTCGGCCGCCCCGTCTGGAGCGCACCGACGACGGGCTCACCCTGTCGCTGCCTCATATCCGCCTCGATCGGGCGATGCAGTTTCTTCTGGGAGATCGTCTGGCATGA
- the dksA gene encoding RNA polymerase-binding protein DksA, giving the protein MSETLPIGTGVPEDGPFMNDRQKEYFRRKLLAWKTEILREAKETLEALATENANQADAADRASSETDRSIELRARDRQRKLIAKIDAAIERIDDGTYGYCEESGEPISLKRLDARPIATMTLEAQERHERREKVYRDE; this is encoded by the coding sequence ATGAGCGAAACCTTACCAATCGGAACCGGCGTTCCCGAGGATGGGCCGTTCATGAACGATCGGCAGAAGGAATATTTCCGTCGCAAGCTTCTGGCCTGGAAGACCGAAATTCTTCGCGAAGCCAAGGAAACACTCGAAGCGCTCGCGACGGAGAACGCCAACCAAGCCGATGCGGCCGATCGGGCTTCGTCGGAAACGGATCGGTCGATCGAATTGCGGGCGCGCGATCGCCAACGCAAGCTGATCGCCAAGATCGACGCCGCGATCGAGCGGATCGACGACGGGACTTATGGATATTGCGAGGAAAGCGGTGAGCCGATCAGCCTGAAGCGGCTGGATGCGCGCCCAATCGCGACCATGACTCTCGAGGCGCAGGAACGGCACGAGCGCCGCGAGAAAGTGTATCGCGACGAGTAG
- the cckA gene encoding cell cycle histidine kinase CckA has product MHGASPVEQTAPVHPSPTEKPLIDRHPDSSGVRRILFLAGFLFVFAATLALFGHVYGAIALLGIFGLLAMVGVAAVFGLALGLLQFGFRRAEQGIAKAFLDDLPTGTLVTDRKGRVVYANRAYGERTGAHSAGEVRTLERLLSREPEASEAIYRLANLSRENLVGQEEFRLTRELGSRTADASPRWYRASVRPLGTDKGTLQVWQIADITREREEQESFFRDLQHAIDYLDHAPAGFFAADEAGRLGYINATLADWLRIDLASFKPYAHSIFDYMREEDAALLRRSKRVADENDISSVDLDLVTATGQRLPVRLLRNFAPAGERMKGVTRTLVLNRVGTGEQEQALRAAEVRFTRFFNSSPMAIAALDANGRVARANGAFGRLFGENAAIGAQPITDCVREENREAIRQALAAASRGQADIPSVDAELPTEPMRSARLYVSANADMQDGTSEVAILYGVDITQQRTLEDQFAKSQKMQAIGNLAGGIAHDFNNVLTIITASVDFLLLNHRSGDPSFQDLLLIKQSANRAASLVRQLLAYSRRQTMRPKMLNLTDVIADMHLLLKRISGDLVKLERHHARDLWPVMADIGQFEQVVTNLVQNARDAMSTQGTVTISTRNVSEAEAAAFAYSELISGEYVLMEVADTGSGMPADVAERIFEPFFTTKEIGKGTGLGLSMVYGIVKQSGGFIFVESKPGEGTVFRIFLPRHIPAEVAAPRVEQAGTQAANAKMDLSGTASILLVEDEDNVRAGNVRALKMRGYEVHEASSGIEALDVMEELDGKVDLVVSDVVMPEMDGPTLLREMRKVRPDLKFIFVSGYAEDAFAKNLPEGEKFGFLPKPFSLRDLAVAVKDALEE; this is encoded by the coding sequence ATGCATGGAGCATCCCCTGTGGAACAGACCGCGCCGGTTCACCCCAGCCCGACCGAGAAGCCGTTGATCGATCGCCATCCTGATTCGTCGGGCGTACGCCGCATCCTGTTTCTCGCCGGGTTTCTGTTCGTCTTCGCCGCGACGCTGGCGCTGTTCGGTCATGTTTATGGGGCCATCGCGCTTCTCGGTATTTTCGGCCTTCTCGCCATGGTCGGCGTCGCAGCCGTGTTCGGGCTGGCGCTCGGCCTCCTGCAGTTCGGCTTCCGCCGCGCGGAGCAGGGGATCGCAAAAGCTTTTCTGGACGATCTGCCCACCGGTACACTGGTTACGGACCGAAAAGGCCGCGTCGTCTACGCCAACCGCGCCTATGGCGAGCGCACCGGCGCGCATTCCGCCGGCGAGGTGCGCACGCTGGAGCGTCTTCTTTCGCGTGAGCCGGAAGCCTCCGAGGCCATCTACCGCCTCGCCAACCTGTCGCGCGAAAATCTGGTCGGCCAGGAGGAGTTCCGCCTGACGCGCGAACTCGGCAGCCGCACCGCCGACGCATCGCCGCGCTGGTATCGCGCGTCCGTGCGCCCGCTCGGAACCGACAAAGGCACGCTGCAGGTCTGGCAGATCGCCGATATCACGCGTGAGCGGGAGGAGCAGGAAAGCTTCTTCCGCGACCTGCAGCACGCGATCGACTATCTCGACCATGCGCCCGCCGGCTTCTTCGCTGCCGACGAAGCCGGGCGCCTCGGCTATATCAACGCCACGCTGGCCGACTGGCTGCGGATCGATCTGGCCTCGTTCAAGCCCTATGCGCATTCGATCTTCGACTATATGCGCGAGGAAGACGCGGCGCTTCTGCGCCGTTCCAAGCGCGTGGCCGACGAGAACGACATCAGTTCGGTGGATCTCGACCTCGTGACGGCAACGGGTCAGCGCCTGCCGGTCCGCCTTCTGCGCAATTTCGCGCCGGCAGGCGAGCGCATGAAGGGCGTGACGCGCACGCTCGTGCTGAACCGGGTCGGCACGGGCGAACAGGAACAGGCGTTGCGCGCCGCCGAAGTGCGCTTCACCCGCTTCTTCAATTCCTCGCCCATGGCCATCGCCGCGCTCGACGCGAACGGCCGCGTGGCGCGGGCCAATGGCGCGTTCGGCCGCCTGTTCGGAGAAAACGCCGCGATCGGCGCGCAGCCAATTACCGATTGCGTGCGCGAGGAAAACCGCGAGGCGATCCGCCAGGCGCTCGCCGCCGCCTCGCGCGGCCAAGCCGACATACCTTCCGTCGACGCGGAGCTTCCGACCGAACCCATGCGCTCGGCCCGGCTCTATGTCAGCGCCAATGCCGACATGCAGGACGGCACGAGCGAGGTGGCGATTCTCTACGGCGTGGACATCACGCAGCAGCGCACGCTCGAAGACCAGTTCGCCAAGAGTCAGAAGATGCAGGCGATCGGCAATCTCGCCGGCGGCATCGCGCACGACTTCAACAACGTCCTCACCATCATCACCGCCTCGGTGGATTTCCTTCTGCTCAACCATCGCTCGGGCGATCCGTCCTTCCAAGACCTGCTTCTCATCAAACAGAGCGCCAACCGCGCGGCCTCGCTGGTGCGACAGCTTCTGGCCTATTCCCGCCGCCAGACCATGCGTCCCAAGATGCTGAACCTGACGGACGTGATCGCCGATATGCATCTGCTCCTGAAGCGGATTTCCGGCGATCTGGTGAAGCTGGAGCGACACCACGCCCGCGATCTCTGGCCCGTTATGGCCGATATCGGCCAGTTCGAGCAGGTTGTGACCAATCTCGTGCAGAACGCCCGGGACGCAATGTCCACGCAAGGGACGGTCACGATCTCCACTCGCAACGTGTCGGAAGCCGAGGCGGCCGCATTCGCCTATTCCGAGCTCATCTCCGGCGAATACGTCCTCATGGAGGTCGCCGACACCGGCTCGGGCATGCCAGCCGACGTCGCGGAGCGCATCTTCGAGCCCTTCTTCACCACCAAGGAGATCGGCAAGGGAACGGGCCTCGGCTTGTCCATGGTCTATGGCATCGTGAAGCAGTCCGGCGGCTTCATTTTCGTGGAGTCCAAGCCCGGCGAGGGTACGGTGTTCCGCATCTTCCTGCCGCGGCACATCCCGGCCGAGGTCGCCGCGCCGCGCGTCGAGCAGGCGGGCACGCAGGCCGCCAATGCCAAGATGGACCTTTCCGGCACAGCTTCGATTCTGCTGGTCGAGGACGAGGACAATGTGCGCGCGGGCAATGTGCGCGCGCTCAAAATGCGGGGCTACGAGGTGCACGAGGCGTCGTCCGGCATCGAGGCTTTGGACGTGATGGAAGAACTCGACGGCAAGGTCGATCTCGTCGTGTCGGACGTCGTCATGCCGGAGATGGACGGGCCAACCCTCCTGCGCGAGATGCGCAAGGTGCGGCCCGACCTCAAGTTCATCTTCGTGTCCGGCTATGCCGAAGACGCCTTCGCCAAGAACCTGCCGGAGGGCGAGAAGTTCGGCTTCCTGCCCAAGCCCTTCTCGCTTCGCGACCTCGCCGTGGCGGTTAAGGATGCCCTGGAAGAGTAG
- a CDS encoding pseudouridine-5'-phosphate glycosidase — MNDLIQLSPAVSEALRFGRAVVALESTIITHGMPWPRNLEMARQVEALIREEGAEPATIAVIDGKLHVGLTDAQLEALAQTQGALKLSRADLAYAVAAGRTGSTTVAATMIAAKLAGIEVFATGGIGGVHKGAETSFDISADLDELAQTSVIVVSAGAKAILDLKKTFEVLETKGVPVIGYGVDELPAFWSRRSGIAAPIRMDSADAIADFQRVREKLEIAGGMLIANPLSEELEIDGATIGTWIDAALSDAEAQGIQGKATTPFLLQRIFELSDGRSLATNIDLVQSNARLAAHIGVALAKRPKS, encoded by the coding sequence ATGAACGACTTGATCCAGCTTTCGCCCGCCGTGTCCGAAGCCTTGCGCTTCGGCCGCGCCGTCGTGGCACTCGAATCCACCATCATCACCCATGGCATGCCCTGGCCGCGGAATCTTGAGATGGCGCGTCAGGTGGAAGCGCTCATTCGCGAGGAGGGCGCCGAGCCGGCGACGATCGCCGTGATCGACGGCAAGCTGCATGTCGGCCTCACCGACGCCCAGCTCGAAGCCCTGGCACAGACGCAAGGCGCGCTGAAGCTGTCTCGCGCCGACCTCGCATATGCCGTCGCCGCCGGGCGAACCGGATCGACCACCGTCGCCGCGACGATGATCGCCGCCAAACTCGCCGGGATCGAGGTCTTCGCGACGGGTGGGATCGGCGGCGTCCACAAGGGCGCGGAAACGAGCTTCGACATCTCGGCCGACCTTGATGAACTCGCGCAGACGTCGGTGATCGTCGTGTCGGCTGGCGCCAAGGCGATCCTCGACCTGAAGAAGACCTTCGAAGTGTTGGAAACCAAGGGGGTTCCGGTGATCGGCTATGGCGTCGATGAGCTGCCGGCCTTCTGGTCGCGCCGCTCCGGCATCGCCGCACCCATCCGCATGGACAGCGCCGACGCCATCGCCGACTTCCAGCGGGTTCGCGAGAAGCTGGAGATCGCCGGCGGCATGCTGATCGCCAATCCGCTTTCGGAAGAGTTGGAGATCGACGGCGCCACGATCGGCACATGGATCGACGCTGCGCTAAGCGACGCCGAGGCACAGGGCATCCAGGGCAAGGCGACGACGCCCTTCCTGCTGCAGCGGATTTTCGAGCTCAGTGACGGCCGCTCGCTCGCGACCAATATCGATCTCGTGCAGTCCAACGCGCGTCTTGCAGCTCACATCGGTGTCGCGCTGGCCAAGCGCCCGAAGTCCTGA
- a CDS encoding PfkB family carbohydrate kinase: MTTDPVRPKIVLVGGAHLDRVARSGVSFVPRASNPGRSRESVGGAAFNAARALARFGAQTHLVSARGGDGIGIAVESALESEGIGDGSLTWLDRRSASYTAILDETGELRAAIADMEIYDLLSPRSFRRSHLRDKLASADAWILDANLPDVSLAHFAGAASGRPVFGIAVSPVKVLRFRACLPALSALFLSRTEAASLLGLSKDTPLPDLAEGLFSAGLRRAAITDGPNPALILDGSARHLQSTPQISSIRDVTGAGDTLAAGAAFELLHGADFVSAVRVGMAASSFHIEAELPVDSLLRCRLRAASLPPATPLA, translated from the coding sequence ATGACGACCGATCCTGTCCGGCCCAAGATCGTCCTTGTCGGCGGAGCGCATCTCGACCGCGTGGCCCGCTCCGGCGTGTCCTTCGTGCCGCGCGCCTCCAACCCCGGCCGAAGCCGCGAGAGTGTCGGCGGCGCCGCCTTCAACGCCGCTCGCGCCCTCGCACGCTTCGGTGCGCAGACCCATCTCGTCAGCGCCAGGGGCGGAGACGGGATCGGAATTGCCGTGGAGAGTGCTTTGGAAAGCGAGGGGATCGGCGATGGTTCCCTAACCTGGCTCGATCGGCGCTCGGCCAGCTACACCGCTATCCTGGACGAGACCGGCGAGTTGCGGGCGGCGATCGCCGACATGGAGATTTACGACCTTCTCTCGCCCCGGTCTTTTCGACGCTCGCACCTGAGGGACAAGCTCGCTTCGGCCGACGCTTGGATTCTCGACGCCAATCTACCGGACGTCAGCCTGGCGCATTTCGCGGGCGCGGCGAGCGGGCGCCCCGTCTTCGGCATCGCCGTTTCCCCGGTCAAGGTCCTGCGCTTTCGGGCTTGTCTGCCCGCGCTTTCGGCGCTGTTCCTGTCGCGAACGGAAGCGGCCTCGCTGCTTGGCCTCAGCAAGGACACGCCTCTTCCCGATCTCGCGGAGGGACTCTTCAGCGCGGGCCTTCGGCGTGCGGCGATCACGGATGGGCCGAACCCTGCGTTGATTCTCGACGGTTCGGCGCGCCACCTTCAATCGACGCCTCAGATTTCATCCATTCGGGACGTGACCGGGGCCGGCGACACGCTGGCGGCTGGAGCCGCGTTCGAGTTGCTCCACGGGGCGGATTTCGTGTCGGCCGTTCGGGTGGGCATGGCGGCGTCCTCATTCCATATCGAGGCCGAGCTTCCCGTCGATTCCCTTCTGCGCTGCCGCCTTCGCGCCGCTTCGCTTCCTCCCGCCACACCCCTTGCGTAA